In one window of Armatimonadota bacterium DNA:
- a CDS encoding GNAT family protein, with translation MHLTTERLVLREFQHTDFEAVHTYGSDPEVTRYTSFGPNTPAETEDFLTRAAGAALVAPRRSYDLAIVRISDRALIGGVGLRLGGTGLVDGCGTSSTYRGELGYVLRADAWGQGYAAEAGRAMVGFGFRRLGLHRIFAECHSANAASERVMEKIGMRREGLLREHALIKGEWWDVVVCGILRDEWGCQ, from the coding sequence ATGCATCTGACCACCGAACGGCTGGTGCTTCGCGAGTTCCAGCACACCGATTTCGAGGCCGTTCACACGTACGGATCGGACCCGGAAGTAACGCGGTACACGTCGTTCGGCCCGAATACCCCGGCCGAAACGGAGGATTTTCTGACGCGGGCCGCCGGCGCGGCCCTTGTGGCGCCCCGGAGGAGTTACGATCTCGCGATCGTGCGGATCAGCGACCGCGCCTTGATCGGTGGCGTGGGTTTGCGGCTGGGCGGAACCGGGCTGGTTGACGGCTGCGGCACGAGCAGCACTTACCGCGGCGAACTGGGCTATGTGCTTCGGGCCGACGCGTGGGGACAGGGGTACGCCGCCGAGGCGGGGCGCGCGATGGTGGGCTTCGGCTTCCGGAGGCTCGGTTTGCACCGTATCTTCGCGGAGTGCCATTCCGCCAACGCGGCTTCGGAGCGGGTGATGGAGAAGATCGGCATGCGCCGCGAGGGCCTGCTGCGCGAACACGCGCTCATCAAGGGAGAGTGGTGGGACGTGGTGGTGTGCGGCATCCTGCGCGACGAGTGGGGCTGCCAATGA
- the murJ gene encoding murein biosynthesis integral membrane protein MurJ has protein sequence MDLPSSGEGFEGEPDPSFSEGEAVATHQHRPTRTTQGVAGAGALMIVAALISRVLGMGREIAVAAQLGQGAWADVYKQAFMVPDLLFILLSSGALASVFVPVFTEYLEQDDRKRAWYFFSNAVTIVFLAITAFVILGEIFIHPLTALVNQGWVKHHQTDKLLETARLTRIVLPAQVCFFVGSILISVQYAHKHFARPALGSMVYNAFIIAFGLALAGGNPLTRAMGWPNGLGPAGFSWGALVGAFVGNIAVQVSGVRRIGGHYRPIIDWKDPGVHTFMRLMVPIIFTLSLPQLDMQVNKFFATYLQDGSVASLDYANRLMQLPLGILAQAAAIAIFPFIAGQAARKDMVGLKRSINMSVRAITAMTVPASALMIVLAEPIVRIIYQHGKFVAADTQWTAGVLVCYSVGIAAWSATTVLSRGFYALQDTWTPMSTGTVVTFLFVLMNLAVVQRFQDRGLAASTTVAAAVFALALFWRLQKRLGGMNGMLIVSSLLKVTFASAVMAAPAYGLRLLLTHLLTPNRPDTTTVMTTGPTIAIVTICAAVGLAIYAVMLWVMKVDEAKFMFDKIAGRFGRRRATA, from the coding sequence GTGGACCTCCCATCAAGTGGCGAAGGCTTCGAAGGCGAACCGGACCCCTCATTCAGCGAGGGCGAGGCCGTCGCCACCCATCAACACCGCCCTACACGGACCACCCAGGGTGTCGCCGGGGCGGGCGCCCTGATGATCGTCGCCGCCCTCATCAGCCGCGTCCTCGGCATGGGCCGCGAGATCGCGGTTGCCGCGCAACTGGGTCAGGGCGCGTGGGCCGACGTGTACAAGCAGGCGTTCATGGTCCCGGATCTCCTGTTCATTCTGTTATCAAGCGGGGCCCTGGCGTCCGTATTTGTTCCAGTATTTACCGAATATCTTGAACAGGACGATCGGAAGCGCGCCTGGTACTTCTTCAGCAACGCGGTCACCATCGTTTTCCTCGCGATCACGGCGTTTGTGATATTGGGGGAGATTTTCATCCACCCGCTCACGGCTCTGGTGAATCAGGGGTGGGTGAAGCATCACCAGACCGACAAATTGCTGGAGACGGCGCGGCTCACGCGCATCGTCCTGCCGGCGCAGGTATGTTTCTTCGTTGGCTCGATCCTGATCTCCGTCCAGTACGCTCACAAGCATTTCGCGCGCCCGGCGCTGGGCAGCATGGTGTACAACGCGTTCATTATCGCGTTCGGGCTGGCGCTGGCCGGCGGCAATCCGCTGACGCGGGCGATGGGCTGGCCGAACGGCCTCGGGCCGGCGGGCTTCTCGTGGGGCGCGCTCGTGGGGGCATTTGTGGGTAACATCGCGGTTCAGGTGAGCGGCGTCCGGCGGATCGGCGGGCATTATCGCCCGATTATCGACTGGAAGGACCCCGGCGTTCACACCTTCATGCGGCTGATGGTACCGATCATCTTTACCTTGAGCCTGCCGCAACTGGATATGCAGGTCAACAAGTTCTTCGCGACCTACCTGCAGGATGGCAGCGTGGCCAGCCTCGATTACGCGAACCGGTTGATGCAGTTACCGCTGGGCATCCTGGCGCAGGCGGCGGCGATAGCGATCTTCCCGTTCATCGCCGGGCAGGCCGCGCGGAAGGATATGGTCGGCCTGAAGCGAAGCATCAACATGAGCGTCCGCGCCATCACCGCAATGACGGTTCCAGCCAGCGCGCTGATGATCGTCCTGGCGGAGCCGATCGTCCGGATCATCTACCAGCACGGGAAATTCGTGGCGGCGGACACGCAGTGGACCGCGGGCGTGCTGGTGTGTTACAGCGTGGGAATCGCCGCGTGGAGCGCAACAACGGTCCTGTCACGGGGCTTCTATGCCTTGCAGGACACGTGGACGCCGATGAGCACCGGCACAGTTGTGACGTTCCTTTTCGTATTGATGAATCTCGCGGTGGTACAGCGGTTTCAGGACCGCGGGCTGGCCGCATCGACCACGGTGGCAGCGGCCGTGTTCGCGCTGGCGCTTTTCTGGCGACTGCAGAAGCGGCTGGGCGGGATGAACGGGATGTTGATTGTGAGTTCCCTGCTCAAGGTGACTTTCGCCTCCGCCGTCATGGCGGCGCCGGCGTACGGCCTCAGGCTTTTGCTGACGCACTTGCTGACGCCGAACAGGCCGGACACCACCACGGTGATGACCACGGGGCCGACCATCGCCATCGTCACCATCTGCGCGGCTGTCGGCCTGGCGATTTATGCCGTGATGCTGTGGGTCATGAAGGTCGATGAGGCGAAGTTCATGTTCGACAAGATCGCCGGCCGGTTCGGGCGGCGGCGCGCGACGGCGTAG
- a CDS encoding DinB family protein → MPSEIETGYVTSWDELKEALDGIGADEAAAFRHPHWPKHDDWAGDDGSISGIVFHVAAWKETYAEGLETGAWGDEKAVKPDTDSWPGRLQWLEAQHERLLAALRHLEQDEATSVLISDRPYTLAAIYHDSMGHHDVYHAAQINYLRQRYAAERG, encoded by the coding sequence ATGCCATCTGAAATCGAAACGGGTTACGTTACCTCGTGGGACGAGCTGAAGGAAGCGCTTGACGGCATTGGTGCGGATGAGGCCGCGGCCTTTCGCCATCCCCATTGGCCGAAGCACGACGACTGGGCCGGTGACGACGGCAGCATCAGCGGAATCGTATTCCACGTGGCCGCGTGGAAGGAAACTTACGCCGAGGGGCTGGAGACCGGCGCGTGGGGCGACGAAAAGGCGGTGAAGCCGGATACCGATTCGTGGCCGGGCCGATTGCAGTGGCTGGAAGCGCAGCACGAGCGCCTGCTGGCCGCTCTGCGCCACCTGGAGCAAGACGAGGCCACGTCGGTGCTCATCAGCGACCGGCCTTACACGCTGGCGGCGATCTACCACGACTCCATGGGCCATCACGACGTCTATCACGCCGCGCAGATCAATTACCTGCGCCAGAGGTATGCGGCGGAGCGAGGCTGA
- the lepB gene encoding signal peptidase I has translation MTDTIFDWLANLPFVTVLFIAVVLYALDTYIKRSGSIPPVVRKGFGELVESLLFAWVVVFLILKPFFMQAFYIPSESMVPTLEKLDRLLVAKVPFWYRGPERGEILVFKAPQNADQDGIQRDFIKRCIGLPGETLQVRANNVFINGTKLDEPYVAQDSNTDFGPPARPNVDNFGPIVIPAGHYFMMGDNRRNSMDSRYWGPLDRNRIVGRAWVRFWPLGKIGMMRTPPYTVPEKPQPALGIPVVMH, from the coding sequence GTGACCGATACTATCTTCGACTGGTTGGCCAACCTGCCGTTCGTCACGGTGCTCTTCATCGCCGTCGTCCTCTACGCGCTCGATACCTACATCAAGCGAAGCGGCAGCATCCCGCCTGTCGTGCGCAAAGGTTTCGGAGAACTCGTTGAATCGCTCCTGTTCGCCTGGGTCGTCGTCTTCCTGATCCTGAAGCCGTTCTTCATGCAGGCCTTCTACATCCCATCCGAAAGCATGGTGCCCACGCTCGAAAAACTCGACCGCCTGCTCGTCGCCAAGGTACCGTTCTGGTATCGCGGGCCGGAGCGCGGCGAAATCCTCGTGTTCAAAGCACCGCAAAACGCGGACCAGGACGGCATCCAGCGCGACTTCATCAAACGATGCATCGGCCTTCCCGGCGAAACCCTGCAGGTCCGCGCGAACAACGTTTTCATCAACGGCACGAAACTCGACGAGCCCTACGTCGCCCAGGACTCCAATACCGACTTCGGACCGCCTGCCAGGCCCAATGTCGATAACTTCGGACCGATCGTCATCCCGGCCGGCCACTATTTCATGATGGGCGACAACCGGCGAAACAGTATGGACAGCCGCTACTGGGGACCGCTGGACCGCAACCGCATCGTCGGCAGGGCATGGGTCCGATTCTGGCCGCTGGGTAAGATCGGGATGATGCGCACGCCTCCCTACACCGTTCCCGAAAAGCCGCAGCCCGCCTTGGGCATCCCCGTAGTGATGCACTGA
- the rplS gene encoding 50S ribosomal protein L19: MNVIQELEREECARLKESVPAFGAGDTVKVYYKVVEGGKERLQAFEGVVLKRQDCSVRTTFTVRKISHAQVGVERTFPLYSPKIDRIEVLRRGRVRRARLFYLRGRTGRAARIKELRTPR; this comes from the coding sequence ATGAACGTCATCCAGGAACTGGAGCGGGAAGAATGCGCCCGCCTGAAAGAAAGCGTGCCGGCATTCGGCGCAGGCGATACCGTAAAGGTTTACTATAAGGTCGTCGAAGGCGGCAAAGAGCGCCTCCAGGCGTTTGAGGGCGTTGTCCTCAAACGGCAGGACTGCTCCGTCCGCACAACCTTCACCGTGCGCAAAATCTCGCACGCCCAGGTGGGTGTGGAGCGGACATTCCCGCTCTACTCACCGAAAATCGACCGCATCGAGGTCCTGCGCCGTGGCCGCGTCCGCCGCGCCCGACTCTTCTACCTGCGCGGCCGCACCGGGCGAGCCGCCCGCATCAAGGAACTGCGTACGCCCCGCTAA
- a CDS encoding ribonuclease HII has protein sequence MPRESKSQRSRITLPPPHFAFERDALSNGFRRVAGVDEAGRGPLAGPVVAASVILPEGFDLDGVNDSKALSSARREALYGSLADRVPWAVGIASVEEIDRLNILKATHLAMRRALEALQPRPDFALVDGLAVKGLPIPHLPIVKGDCRCLSIAAASIIAKVTRDRLMRDLHACYPAYGFDRHKGYGTPEHLRALEEHGPCPAHRRSFAPVSSFEFRVPSSELSVSSSEFRVPSQPSRNSEPGTRNPRAALGAEGERRAALALQAAGYEVLERNARVSHDELDIICRHGEAWVFVEVKTRRGDGYGAPDEAVTQRKQGKLTRAALAWLEAHGIEDPEWRFDVVTVRLQNGAPPRIEIIVNAF, from the coding sequence ATGCCACGCGAATCTAAATCGCAGCGTTCCCGGATCACCCTCCCGCCGCCCCACTTCGCTTTTGAGCGGGACGCCCTCTCCAATGGCTTTCGCCGCGTGGCCGGCGTGGATGAGGCCGGTCGCGGTCCGCTGGCGGGCCCCGTGGTGGCCGCGTCGGTCATCCTCCCAGAAGGCTTCGATCTCGACGGCGTGAACGACAGCAAAGCGCTTTCGTCCGCCCGCCGGGAGGCGCTTTACGGCTCCCTCGCAGACAGAGTTCCCTGGGCCGTCGGCATCGCCTCGGTCGAGGAGATCGACCGGCTCAACATCCTCAAAGCCACCCACCTGGCGATGCGCCGCGCTCTGGAAGCGCTGCAGCCACGGCCGGATTTCGCCCTCGTGGACGGCCTCGCCGTCAAAGGGCTCCCCATCCCCCATCTTCCCATCGTAAAGGGCGACTGCCGCTGCCTCAGCATCGCCGCCGCCAGCATCATCGCCAAGGTGACGCGGGACCGCCTGATGCGCGACCTCCACGCCTGTTACCCCGCCTATGGCTTTGACCGACACAAGGGCTACGGCACGCCGGAGCATCTGCGTGCCCTGGAAGAACACGGCCCCTGCCCCGCCCACCGCCGCTCCTTCGCCCCAGTTTCGAGTTTCGAGTTTCGAGTCCCAAGTTCCGAGTTATCAGTTTCGAGTTCCGAGTTCCGGGTTCCGAGTCAACCTTCTCGAAACTCGGAACCCGGAACTCGAAACCCAAGGGCCGCTCTCGGGGCCGAGGGTGAGCGTCGCGCGGCGCTCGCACTGCAGGCCGCCGGCTACGAGGTGCTGGAGCGCAACGCCCGTGTCAGTCACGACGAATTGGACATTATCTGCCGCCACGGCGAAGCCTGGGTGTTCGTGGAGGTGAAAACCCGCAGGGGCGATGGCTACGGAGCCCCCGATGAGGCCGTAACCCAGCGCAAACAGGGTAAGCTCACGCGCGCCGCCCTGGCATGGCTCGAGGCGCACGGCATCGAGGACCCCGAATGGCGTTTCGACGTCGTGACCGTCCGCCTCCAGAACGGCGCACCGCCCAGAATCGAGATAATCGTCAACGCATTCTAA
- a CDS encoding type ISP restriction/modification enzyme: MRININDLAFGTYYTALEDYRERGFTREQTVRLAFITLLETLSRKAGWTLALEHRLANGKIPDGTLFDEFRIPRGYWEAKDEDDDLETEIARKIALKYPTTNIVFEDSRRAVLYQNGKRVMEADLSQKHELAAALTLFFTWTEADIENFETAVVEFKDRIPDLAQGLMKQIEAERAGGNKQFTRAFGEFHDLCRSALNPTITAGAIEEMLVQHLLTERLFRTVFQNPDFTRRNVIASEIERVIGALTSRSFNRQDFLGKLDYFYVAIEEAARGLEGFGDKQGFLNTVYERFFQGFSVKQADTHGIVYTPQEIVDFMCASVDEVLKEEFGKSLSDEGVVILDPCVGTGNFIVNILNRIHGPDLARKYRDELFCNEIMLLPYYIASLNIEHAYYERTGEYAPFEGICFTDTLDLGKTQPTLDFSAANSARVLRQEQARVIVLIGNPPYNVGQQNENDNNKNRKYPGIEARIRETYVKESHATNTRALGDPYVKFFRWAKDRLQGRDGVVCFVSNNSFADEIAFDGMRAHMERDFTSIWHVDLHGNVRKNPKISGTSHNVFGIQVGVGITVAVKNSAAEGMRIRYHRVPEDWRRTEKLAYLAHAGDIRGVDWTDVTPDDHHTWRTEGLHDEFAAFPSMGDKAVKSGQDNTTNTLFRLYSRGAETTRDSWMYDFDARRLAEKAERMCGVYNAEVDRWRREGGKGVDVDNFVLSDERVIKWSSRLKECLTQGTYAGFEPGHVRRALYRPFTRQALYFDPVMTHRQGLWPRIYPNAASDDQNRSIGITDLGSEKPFMVMVFDRIADLHLVGAGASTQSFPFYTYDEDGTNRRENITDWALAEYRSRYGPDVTKWDIFHYLYGILHSPAYRETFAQNLKRELPRIPYVANADLFTAFRAAGAALCELHLDYESLEPWPLNKVDDKDVPFTWRVEKMALSKDKDAIQVNKSLRLTGVPEDCFRYRLGNRSALDWVIDQYQVKADKRTGIVSDPNRPDDPEYIVRLVGQVIRVSVETVKIVESLPAPTTL; encoded by the coding sequence ATGCGAATCAACATCAACGACCTGGCGTTTGGAACCTATTACACCGCGCTCGAAGACTACCGCGAACGGGGCTTCACCCGCGAACAGACCGTCCGACTCGCCTTCATCACGTTGCTGGAAACCCTCTCCCGCAAGGCCGGCTGGACCCTCGCGCTCGAACACCGCCTTGCCAACGGCAAGATCCCGGACGGAACCCTGTTCGACGAGTTCCGCATCCCACGCGGTTACTGGGAGGCCAAGGACGAAGACGACGATCTTGAAACAGAGATTGCCCGCAAGATCGCGCTCAAGTACCCTACCACTAACATCGTTTTCGAGGATTCCCGCCGCGCCGTGCTTTACCAGAACGGCAAGCGCGTCATGGAAGCGGACCTGTCGCAGAAGCACGAACTCGCCGCTGCCCTTACCCTGTTCTTCACGTGGACCGAAGCGGACATCGAGAACTTCGAAACCGCCGTCGTGGAGTTCAAGGACCGCATCCCGGACCTCGCCCAGGGACTGATGAAGCAGATCGAGGCGGAGCGCGCGGGCGGCAACAAGCAGTTCACGCGCGCCTTCGGGGAGTTTCACGACCTCTGCCGCAGCGCCCTCAACCCCACCATCACCGCCGGGGCTATCGAGGAGATGCTCGTCCAGCACCTCCTCACGGAACGCCTCTTTCGCACGGTGTTCCAGAACCCGGACTTCACGCGCCGAAACGTCATTGCCTCCGAGATCGAGCGCGTCATCGGCGCGCTCACCAGCCGCAGCTTCAACCGGCAGGACTTCCTCGGCAAACTGGACTACTTCTACGTCGCCATCGAGGAGGCCGCGCGCGGACTGGAGGGCTTCGGCGACAAGCAGGGGTTCCTCAATACCGTCTACGAACGCTTCTTCCAGGGCTTTTCGGTCAAACAGGCCGATACCCACGGTATCGTCTACACGCCTCAGGAAATCGTGGATTTTATGTGTGCCAGCGTGGACGAAGTGCTGAAAGAGGAGTTCGGAAAGAGCCTGTCCGACGAGGGTGTCGTCATCCTCGATCCCTGCGTCGGCACCGGCAACTTCATCGTCAACATCCTCAACCGCATCCACGGTCCGGACCTGGCCCGCAAGTACCGCGACGAGTTGTTCTGCAACGAGATAATGCTCCTGCCGTACTACATCGCCAGCCTCAACATCGAACATGCCTACTACGAGCGCACCGGCGAATACGCGCCGTTCGAGGGAATCTGCTTCACCGATACGTTGGACCTTGGCAAGACCCAGCCCACACTGGACTTCTCCGCCGCCAACTCGGCGCGCGTTCTGCGCCAGGAACAGGCCCGGGTGATCGTCCTCATAGGCAACCCGCCCTACAACGTGGGCCAGCAGAACGAGAACGACAACAACAAGAACCGCAAGTACCCCGGAATCGAGGCGCGCATTCGCGAGACCTACGTGAAGGAATCGCACGCCACTAACACGCGCGCGCTCGGCGACCCCTATGTGAAGTTCTTCCGCTGGGCCAAGGACCGGTTGCAGGGGCGCGACGGCGTGGTTTGCTTCGTGAGCAACAACTCCTTCGCCGACGAGATCGCATTTGACGGCATGCGCGCCCACATGGAGCGCGACTTCACCAGCATCTGGCACGTAGACTTGCACGGCAACGTGCGCAAGAACCCGAAGATCAGCGGTACGAGCCACAACGTCTTCGGCATCCAGGTCGGCGTCGGCATCACCGTCGCGGTGAAGAACAGCGCGGCGGAGGGGATGCGCATCCGCTACCACCGCGTGCCGGAGGATTGGCGGCGTACCGAGAAACTGGCGTACCTGGCGCATGCGGGCGACATCCGGGGCGTGGACTGGACGGACGTGACTCCGGACGACCACCACACGTGGCGCACCGAGGGGCTTCACGACGAGTTCGCCGCGTTCCCATCAATGGGCGATAAGGCTGTCAAGAGCGGACAAGACAACACAACGAACACACTATTCCGCCTCTATTCGCGCGGTGCCGAAACAACGCGCGACAGTTGGATGTATGACTTCGATGCCAGGCGCCTTGCCGAAAAGGCAGAGAGAATGTGCGGAGTCTACAACGCGGAAGTCGACCGATGGCGGCGCGAAGGCGGCAAAGGGGTGGACGTAGATAACTTCGTGCTATCCGACGAACGGGTCATCAAGTGGAGCAGTCGCCTCAAGGAGTGTTTGACACAGGGAACGTACGCGGGCTTCGAACCAGGCCATGTCCGCCGCGCTCTGTACCGCCCCTTCACGCGCCAGGCGCTCTACTTTGATCCCGTGATGACTCATCGCCAGGGGCTTTGGCCACGGATCTACCCGAATGCAGCGTCCGATGATCAGAATCGCTCTATTGGCATAACGGACCTAGGCTCAGAGAAGCCATTCATGGTCATGGTCTTCGACCGAATCGCTGACCTCCACTTGGTTGGTGCAGGCGCTAGTACGCAGTCCTTCCCCTTCTACACCTACGACGAGGACGGGACGAACCGGCGGGAGAACATCACGGACTGGGCGCTGGCGGAATACCGGTCGCGCTATGGGCCGGACGTCACGAAGTGGGACATCTTCCACTACCTCTACGGCATCCTGCACAGCCCCGCCTACCGCGAGACGTTCGCGCAAAACCTCAAGCGTGAGCTGCCGCGCATCCCCTACGTCGCAAACGCGGATCTCTTCACCGCCTTCCGGGCAGCCGGCGCCGCGCTCTGCGAACTCCACCTCGATTACGAGTCGCTGGAGCCGTGGCCCCTGAACAAGGTGGACGACAAGGACGTGCCGTTTACGTGGCGCGTGGAAAAGATGGCCCTCAGCAAGGACAAGGATGCGATCCAGGTGAACAAATCGCTTCGGCTCACCGGCGTGCCGGAGGACTGTTTCCGCTACCGTCTGGGCAACCGCAGCGCTCTCGACTGGGTCATCGACCAGTATCAGGTGAAGGCCGACAAGCGCACAGGCATCGTGAGCGACCCCAACCGGCCCGACGATCCCGAGTATATCGTCCGCCTCGTAGGCCAGGTCATCAGAGTGAGCGTGGAGACGGTGAAGATCGTCGAGTCCCTCCCGGCCCCCACAACCTTGTAG
- the rpsT gene encoding 30S ribosomal protein S20: protein MPNIKSSKKDVIRSRERQLRNKSAKSAIKTAVKKSRAAIAGDDLAVAVQKVHDAQALISKTASRGIIHKNAAARRTSRLMKRLAATQKAAA from the coding sequence ATGCCGAATATCAAATCCTCGAAGAAGGACGTAATCCGCTCCCGCGAGCGCCAATTGCGCAACAAATCCGCCAAGAGCGCCATTAAGACGGCGGTCAAGAAGAGCCGCGCCGCCATCGCCGGTGACGACCTCGCCGTCGCCGTGCAGAAAGTACACGACGCCCAGGCGCTGATCAGCAAGACCGCCAGCCGCGGCATCATCCATAAGAACGCGGCCGCGCGCCGCACGTCACGCCTGATGAAGCGCCTCGCCGCAACCCAGAAGGCAGCAGCCTAG